A genomic segment from Luteolibacter ambystomatis encodes:
- a CDS encoding prolyl oligopeptidase family serine peptidase encodes MKIPSPLVCLSAITCLIHAAPGYPAARKETVTDDYHSTKVADPYRWLEDDNAADTKAWVQEENKVTHAFLDGIPRREAIRERLRTLWNYERIGAPTEYGGKWFFSRNSGLQNQAVLMVADAPEAEGRILLDPNTLSKDGTVSLGGQRPSEDGKLLAYSLSTGGSDWQEIRVRDVTTGKDLEDHLKWVKFSGTSWKKDGSGFYYSRYDEPKKGAALTQKNEFQKLCFHKIGTPQEQDVIVYERKDHANWGIHGGVTEDGRYLIISISQGTDPKNRVFYKDLSDENAKVVELLPDADAEYDFIDNQGPVFFFKTDLDAPRGRVIAIDTREPARAKWKQIIPESKDLLKGISSVGGQLVCQYLQDAKSAVKCMDFEGRLIRDLTLPGLGSAGGFGGKKEDKQTFYGFSTFTEPGSIYRLDLATGESKLWRKPKVGFDSDAYESEQVFYPSKDGTKVPMFIVHKKGLKLDGTNPTLLYGYGGFDTSLTPGFSIPRAVWLEMGGVLAVANLRGGGEYGREWHEAGTKLRKQNVFDDFIAAGEWLISNKYTSTPKLAIQGGSNGGLLVGACLVQRPDLFGAAIPHVGVMDMLRFHKFTIGWAWQSDYGSSDNPLEFKALYAYSPYHNLKPGTRYPATLVMTADHDDRVVPAHSFKFAARLQECQPKDGPPVLIRIESSAGHGAGTALNKSIEQSADEWTFLSKALDMKRD; translated from the coding sequence ATGAAAATTCCGTCCCCGCTGGTCTGCCTGTCCGCCATCACCTGCCTCATTCATGCCGCGCCGGGCTACCCCGCCGCCCGCAAGGAAACCGTCACCGATGACTACCACAGCACCAAGGTGGCCGATCCCTATCGCTGGCTGGAGGATGACAACGCCGCGGACACCAAGGCCTGGGTGCAGGAGGAAAACAAAGTCACGCACGCTTTCCTGGATGGCATCCCGCGCCGCGAGGCGATCCGCGAGCGCCTGCGCACTCTCTGGAACTACGAACGCATCGGCGCGCCGACCGAGTACGGCGGCAAGTGGTTCTTCAGCCGCAACAGCGGCCTCCAGAACCAAGCCGTACTGATGGTCGCGGATGCCCCGGAGGCCGAGGGCAGGATCCTGCTCGACCCCAACACGCTCTCGAAGGATGGCACGGTTTCGCTCGGCGGCCAGCGCCCGAGCGAAGACGGCAAGCTGCTCGCCTATTCACTCTCCACCGGTGGCAGCGACTGGCAGGAAATCCGGGTCCGTGATGTCACCACCGGCAAGGATCTGGAAGATCATCTCAAGTGGGTGAAGTTCAGCGGCACATCCTGGAAGAAGGACGGCAGCGGCTTCTACTACAGCCGCTACGATGAGCCCAAAAAAGGCGCGGCACTGACCCAGAAGAACGAGTTCCAGAAGCTGTGCTTCCACAAGATCGGCACGCCGCAGGAACAGGACGTGATCGTCTATGAGCGCAAGGACCACGCCAACTGGGGCATCCACGGCGGAGTCACGGAAGACGGCCGCTACCTCATCATCAGCATCAGCCAGGGCACGGATCCAAAAAACCGCGTGTTCTACAAGGATCTCTCCGACGAGAACGCCAAGGTCGTCGAGCTGCTGCCGGACGCGGACGCGGAGTATGACTTCATCGACAACCAGGGGCCGGTATTCTTCTTCAAAACCGATCTCGATGCGCCGCGCGGCCGCGTGATCGCCATCGATACCCGCGAGCCCGCGCGCGCGAAGTGGAAGCAGATCATTCCGGAGAGCAAGGACCTGCTCAAAGGCATCTCGTCCGTGGGCGGGCAACTCGTCTGCCAATACCTGCAGGACGCGAAGAGCGCGGTGAAGTGCATGGATTTCGAGGGCAGGTTGATCCGCGATCTCACGCTGCCGGGCCTCGGCAGCGCGGGCGGATTCGGCGGCAAGAAGGAGGACAAGCAGACGTTCTACGGTTTCTCCACCTTCACCGAACCGGGATCGATCTACCGCCTCGATCTCGCCACCGGCGAAAGCAAGTTGTGGCGGAAACCGAAGGTCGGCTTCGACAGCGATGCTTATGAAAGCGAACAGGTCTTCTATCCGAGCAAGGATGGCACCAAGGTGCCGATGTTCATCGTCCACAAGAAGGGCCTGAAGCTGGACGGCACGAACCCGACGCTGCTCTACGGCTACGGTGGTTTCGACACCAGTCTCACGCCGGGCTTCTCGATCCCGCGCGCGGTGTGGCTGGAGATGGGTGGCGTGCTCGCGGTGGCAAACCTGCGCGGTGGCGGTGAATACGGCCGCGAGTGGCACGAAGCCGGCACCAAGCTGCGGAAGCAGAATGTCTTCGATGACTTCATCGCCGCCGGTGAATGGCTGATCTCCAACAAGTACACCTCCACACCCAAGCTCGCGATCCAAGGCGGCAGCAATGGCGGCCTGCTCGTGGGTGCCTGCCTCGTGCAGCGTCCGGATCTCTTCGGCGCGGCGATCCCGCACGTGGGCGTGATGGACATGCTGCGCTTCCACAAGTTCACCATCGGCTGGGCGTGGCAGAGCGACTACGGCAGCTCGGACAATCCGCTCGAGTTCAAGGCGCTCTACGCCTACTCCCCTTACCACAACCTCAAGCCCGGCACGCGCTATCCGGCCACGCTGGTGATGACCGCGGACCACGATGACCGCGTGGTGCCCGCACACAGCTTCAAGTTCGCCGCACGATTGCAGGAGTGCCAGCCGAAGGACGGCCCTCCGGTGCTCATCCGGATCGAATCCAGCGCCGGTCATGGCGCGGGCACGGCGCTCAACAAGAGCATCGAACAGTCCGCCGACGAGTGGACCTTCCTCTCGAAGGCACTCGACATGAAACGGGATTGA
- a CDS encoding SRPBCC family protein: MNLHTLTQVQDLPISVAEAWTFFSTPANLQSITPPDIDFQFIGDHSGPMYECRILRYRIGIAPLVRVNWNTGIKAVREGHSFVDEQISGPYRFWHHRHVFEAIEDGTRMTDEIHYAVPFGFIGDLLHPFLVRKELERIFQFRREELVRRFGTVK; this comes from the coding sequence ATGAACCTCCACACGCTCACGCAGGTCCAGGATCTCCCGATTTCCGTCGCGGAGGCCTGGACCTTTTTTTCGACGCCGGCGAACCTCCAGTCGATCACGCCGCCGGACATCGATTTCCAATTCATCGGCGATCATTCGGGGCCGATGTATGAGTGCCGCATCCTGCGTTATCGCATCGGCATCGCACCGCTTGTACGAGTGAACTGGAATACCGGGATCAAGGCCGTGCGCGAGGGACATTCGTTCGTGGACGAGCAGATCTCGGGCCCTTACCGGTTCTGGCACCACCGCCATGTGTTTGAAGCTATCGAAGACGGCACGCGCATGACGGATGAAATCCACTACGCCGTGCCTTTTGGGTTCATCGGCGATCTGCTTCACCCTTTCCTGGTGCGGAAGGAACTGGAGCGCATCTTCCAATTCCGCCGCGAGGAACTGGTGCGGCGGTTCGGGACGGTGAAGTGA
- the pabB gene encoding aminodeoxychorismate synthase component I, with protein MADPLTRSAIRQPRLGGFLPADVAARLRHLGGLVFFDTAGNQPSSAPMPVSVIAARPARLIEGNIHAAADRARLQAILDASRTETADRGFPLGGLCGWVGYEGDFVFGEFPEMLVFVHESGEWWEIGALSSELREMPDEPVRVGEFSSCTPREAYLANVRRVQEWIAAGDIYQVNLSQSFRATIEGGSLFPLYGHLREATPAPMAAWLSLGGTEVLSSSPETFLRISGSGIETRPIKGTRPRFADPDDDRRSAYELQTSAKEISELVMITDLLRNDIGQVCEFGSVHVAEMLKLETLEQVHHLVSTVTGTLRGGVTAVDALAACFPGGSITGAPKKRAMEIISELEQRERGIYCGAIGWFGFNGESQFNIAIRTLVREGERLSYDVGGGIVADSDPQKEYEETLHKAAGIRLAIERWIADHP; from the coding sequence ATGGCCGACCCGCTGACGCGTTCCGCCATCCGCCAGCCACGCCTCGGAGGTTTCCTGCCTGCCGATGTGGCGGCCCGGTTGCGCCATCTTGGCGGGCTGGTGTTTTTCGATACCGCGGGCAACCAGCCCTCCAGTGCGCCGATGCCGGTGTCCGTGATCGCGGCGCGCCCGGCGCGGTTGATCGAGGGGAACATTCACGCGGCGGCGGATCGCGCTCGCTTGCAGGCGATTCTCGATGCCTCACGAACTGAAACCGCGGATCGTGGATTTCCGCTGGGAGGGCTGTGTGGCTGGGTAGGCTATGAGGGGGATTTCGTCTTCGGGGAGTTTCCGGAGATGCTGGTCTTCGTCCACGAGAGCGGCGAGTGGTGGGAGATCGGAGCGCTTTCCTCCGAGCTGCGTGAGATGCCGGATGAGCCGGTGCGGGTGGGGGAGTTTTCTTCCTGCACGCCGCGTGAGGCCTATCTGGCGAATGTCCGTCGTGTGCAGGAATGGATCGCGGCGGGGGACATCTATCAGGTCAATCTCTCGCAATCGTTCCGTGCCACCATCGAAGGAGGATCGTTGTTTCCGCTGTATGGCCATCTTCGCGAGGCCACGCCCGCGCCGATGGCGGCGTGGTTGTCGCTGGGTGGAACCGAGGTGCTGAGTTCTTCGCCCGAGACGTTCCTGCGCATTTCCGGCAGTGGTATTGAAACCCGTCCGATCAAGGGCACGCGCCCGCGCTTCGCGGATCCGGATGACGACCGCCGCAGCGCCTACGAGCTCCAGACATCAGCCAAGGAGATTTCCGAACTGGTGATGATCACCGACCTTCTGCGCAACGACATCGGGCAGGTCTGCGAGTTCGGCAGCGTGCATGTCGCGGAAATGCTGAAGCTCGAAACATTGGAACAGGTGCATCATCTGGTGTCCACGGTCACCGGCACATTGCGGGGAGGCGTCACGGCGGTGGATGCGTTGGCCGCTTGTTTCCCCGGCGGCAGCATCACGGGTGCACCGAAGAAGCGGGCGATGGAGATCATCTCTGAATTGGAGCAACGCGAGCGCGGTATCTACTGTGGTGCCATCGGGTGGTTCGGTTTCAATGGCGAGAGCCAGTTCAATATCGCCATCCGCACTCTGGTTCGCGAGGGAGAGCGGTTGAGTTACGATGTTGGTGGCGGCATTGTCGCCGATTCCGATCCGCAGAAGGAATACGAGGAAACCCTCCACAAGGCCGCAGGCATCCGCCTCGCCATCGAGCGGTGGATCGCAGATCACCCGTGA